One Solidesulfovibrio fructosivorans JJ] DNA window includes the following coding sequences:
- a CDS encoding DUF190 domain-containing protein gives MTEYAEVEVLRVYCGESDRSDGRPVYEVIVEEARRHGAAGATVLRGVLGFGAGSLVHTAKLLRLSEDLPMVVEIVDRPERIEAVLPRIEGVIKGGLITRQRGLTARFHCPVRVRDVMATAVATANRDTPLPVVMDMLVSHDNKAVLVIESDGSVAGIITGGDILMRGGMAARLSLQDILPEDIRKNERDKISGRTAGEVMTSPVVTINDRTSLRDAAQLMTGKGLKRLPVVDAAGELVGLVSRVDILRAASDLAPSAQALPRFTAGLFQQARDVMITDVPTAFPDTPLHQVVAAIVASPLRRAVVVDADKTVRGIILDSDLLRRCGPARKPGLIEALFSFGKPEETGACPTGSAAEVMEPNVLTIHEDATLMEVLQKMLAAKVKRLVVVDDAGKLLGMVDREAILRVIAGAH, from the coding sequence ATGACGGAATACGCCGAAGTGGAAGTGTTGCGCGTGTATTGCGGCGAATCCGACCGTAGCGACGGGCGGCCTGTCTATGAAGTGATCGTGGAGGAGGCCCGTCGGCACGGCGCGGCCGGGGCCACCGTGCTGCGCGGGGTGCTCGGGTTCGGGGCCGGCAGCCTTGTCCACACGGCCAAGTTGTTGCGCCTGTCCGAGGACCTGCCCATGGTGGTGGAGATCGTCGACCGGCCCGAGCGCATCGAGGCCGTGCTGCCCCGCATCGAGGGCGTGATCAAGGGCGGGCTCATCACGCGCCAGCGCGGCCTCACCGCCCGCTTTCATTGCCCTGTCCGGGTGCGCGACGTCATGGCCACGGCAGTGGCCACGGCCAACCGGGACACGCCGCTTCCGGTGGTGATGGACATGCTCGTTTCCCACGACAACAAGGCGGTGCTGGTCATCGAATCCGACGGTTCGGTGGCCGGAATCATCACGGGCGGCGATATCCTTATGCGCGGCGGCATGGCGGCGCGGCTGTCCCTGCAGGACATCCTGCCCGAGGACATCCGCAAAAACGAACGCGACAAGATTTCGGGACGCACCGCCGGCGAGGTCATGACCAGCCCGGTGGTGACGATCAATGACCGGACGAGCCTTCGCGACGCGGCCCAGCTCATGACCGGGAAAGGCCTCAAACGGCTTCCGGTGGTGGACGCCGCGGGCGAGCTCGTGGGGCTGGTCAGCCGGGTGGACATCCTGCGCGCGGCCTCTGACCTGGCCCCCTCGGCCCAGGCGCTGCCGCGCTTTACGGCCGGACTTTTCCAGCAGGCCCGGGACGTGATGATCACCGACGTGCCCACGGCCTTCCCGGACACGCCGCTGCACCAGGTGGTGGCCGCCATTGTCGCCTCGCCGCTTCGGCGCGCGGTGGTCGTGGACGCGGACAAGACGGTGCGCGGCATCATTCTCGACAGCGACCTGCTCCGGCGTTGCGGTCCGGCCCGAAAACCCGGCCTCATCGAGGCGCTTTTTTCCTTCGGCAAACCCGAGGAGACGGGGGCCTGCCCCACCGGCTCGGCGGCCGAGGTCATGGAACCAAACGTCCTTACCATCCACGAGGATGCGACCCTGATGGAAGTGCTGCAAAAAATGCTCGCGGCCAAGGTCAAACGGCTCGTGGTCGTGGACGACGCGGGCAAGCTGCTCGGCATGGTCGACCGCGAAGCGATTCTCCGCGTCATCGCCGGCGCGCATTGA
- a CDS encoding flavodoxin family protein, with amino-acid sequence MTADGPDHGIARILGIEASPRKRGNSHMLLQAVLDGARGNGADGQAVHLREYRYEPCLGCEACRKAGVCTGLQDGMTLLYPKIEQCSGLALVSPVHQYNISARMKAFLDRLYCYYDFTNTRPRGWSSRLAGQGRKAVIGVVAEQAEKKDTGVALEAMRLPLAALGYDIVGEFIALGLFDLGRVAQHEDILAQAREAGKQLAGAL; translated from the coding sequence ATGACGGCTGACGGGCCAGACCATGGCATCGCGAGAATCCTCGGCATTGAAGCGAGCCCGCGAAAGCGAGGCAACTCGCACATGCTGCTCCAGGCGGTCCTGGACGGCGCGCGCGGGAACGGCGCGGACGGCCAAGCGGTGCATCTGCGGGAATACCGATACGAACCTTGCCTGGGTTGCGAAGCCTGCCGCAAGGCAGGCGTCTGCACCGGGCTCCAGGACGGCATGACCCTCCTGTATCCAAAGATCGAGCAATGCTCCGGCTTGGCGCTTGTCTCCCCGGTGCATCAGTATAATATCAGCGCCAGGATGAAGGCCTTCCTCGACCGTCTGTACTGTTATTACGATTTCACGAACACGCGGCCCAGGGGCTGGTCGAGCCGATTGGCGGGCCAGGGAAGAAAGGCCGTCATCGGGGTCGTTGCCGAGCAAGCCGAAAAAAAGGATACCGGCGTCGCACTGGAGGCGATGCGGCTTCCGCTGGCCGCCCTGGGCTACGACATTGTGGGAGAATTCATCGCGCTCGGACTGTTTGACCTGGGCCGCGTCGCGCAGCATGAAGATATTCTTGCCCAGGCGCGGGAAGCCGGAAAACAGCTGGCCGGGGCTCTTTAA
- a CDS encoding fluoride efflux transporter FluC, with protein sequence MLEKLGLIALAGAAGTLARYWISGFVYGLAGRQFPWGTATANILGCFLFGLIWQLGEGRMLIRTETRAIILTGFMGAFTTFSTFIFESGGLIEDGRYLTALANVGFQTVLGFAALFGGLMLGRMF encoded by the coding sequence ATGCTGGAAAAACTCGGGCTCATCGCCCTGGCCGGCGCAGCCGGCACCCTGGCCCGTTATTGGATTTCCGGGTTTGTGTACGGTCTGGCCGGTCGCCAATTCCCCTGGGGGACGGCGACCGCCAACATCCTCGGCTGCTTCCTGTTCGGCCTCATCTGGCAGCTCGGCGAAGGCCGGATGCTCATCCGCACCGAAACCCGGGCCATCATCCTCACAGGATTCATGGGCGCGTTCACCACCTTTTCCACGTTCATTTTCGAAAGCGGCGGCCTCATCGAGGACGGCCGCTACCTGACGGCCCTGGCCAATGTCGGATTCCAGACCGTGCTCGGCTTTGCCGCCCTTTTCGGCGGGTTGATGCTCGGCCGGATGTTTTGA
- the nifU gene encoding Fe-S cluster assembly protein NifU → MWEYTDKVRDHFLNPRNVGSLEDANAVGEVGSLACGDALKLYLKINDAGVIEDARFQTFGCASAIASSSVLTELLKGKTIEEAKKLTNKDIADYLGGLPKEKMHCSVMGQEALEAALAGYLGEKAPEHEPEGELVCKCFGVYEGQIRRAIRENALTSVEEITDFTKAGGGCGDCQERLQAILDEELGQQAGAAKTPAKGLTNLERVKRVTQVMDEEIRPNLKKDGGDIELLDIEGKTVLVALRGACQGCPVSNVTLTEFVQKRLRELVEPDITVKEAGK, encoded by the coding sequence ATGTGGGAATATACCGATAAAGTCAGGGATCATTTTCTCAATCCCCGCAACGTGGGCAGCCTTGAGGACGCCAATGCCGTGGGCGAGGTCGGATCGCTTGCCTGCGGCGACGCGCTCAAGCTGTATCTGAAGATAAACGACGCCGGCGTCATCGAGGACGCCCGCTTCCAGACCTTCGGCTGCGCCTCGGCAATCGCCTCGAGTTCGGTCCTGACCGAGCTGCTCAAGGGCAAGACCATCGAGGAAGCGAAAAAGCTCACCAACAAGGACATTGCCGACTATCTCGGCGGGCTGCCCAAGGAAAAGATGCACTGTTCGGTCATGGGACAGGAGGCCCTGGAGGCGGCCCTGGCCGGGTATCTGGGCGAAAAGGCCCCGGAGCACGAGCCCGAGGGCGAGCTGGTGTGCAAGTGTTTCGGCGTCTACGAAGGCCAGATCCGCCGGGCCATCCGCGAAAACGCCCTGACCAGCGTGGAGGAGATCACGGACTTCACCAAGGCCGGCGGCGGCTGCGGCGACTGCCAGGAACGGCTGCAAGCCATCCTGGACGAGGAGCTTGGCCAGCAAGCCGGCGCGGCGAAGACGCCGGCCAAGGGGCTTACCAACCTGGAACGGGTCAAGCGCGTGACCCAGGTCATGGACGAGGAGATCCGCCCCAACCTCAAAAAGGACGGCGGCGACATCGAACTGCTGGACATCGAAGGCAAGACGGTGCTGGTGGCCCTTCGCGGGGCGTGCCAGGGCTGTCCGGTCAGCAACGTGACGCTGACCGAATTCGTGCAAAAGCGGCTGCGGGAACTGGTGGAGCCCGACATCACGGTCAAGGAGGCTGGCAAATGA
- the nifS gene encoding cysteine desulfurase NifS produces the protein MNPVYLDNNATTMVAPEVLEAMLPFFGELYGNPSSMHTFGGEVGHRLKKARADAAETLGCAPEEIIFTSCGSESDNTAIRSALAAQPDKRHLITTRVEHPAVLSLAKHLEEKDYEVTYLGVDEKGRLDLGELSRAIRKDTALVSVMYANNETGTIFPIPEIAALCKERGVLVHTDAVQAVGKVGIDLAELPVDMLALSGHKLHAQKGVGLLYVRRGTPYRPFLIGGHQERGRRAGTENTAGIIGLAKAMTLAHDNMVEENTRVKALRDRLEQGILASVPDTIVNGDPDNRLPNTSSIAFKYVEGEAILLMLDQYGICASSGSACTSGSLEPSHVLRAMGVPFTFAHGSIRFSLSRYTTDKDVDLVLEVMPKVIDTLRRMSPFNEKTPPKQACTC, from the coding sequence ATGAACCCGGTGTATCTCGACAACAACGCCACGACCATGGTCGCGCCGGAAGTGCTCGAGGCGATGCTGCCCTTTTTCGGGGAGCTGTACGGCAACCCGTCGAGCATGCACACCTTCGGCGGCGAGGTGGGGCATCGCCTGAAAAAGGCCCGGGCCGACGCGGCAGAAACGCTCGGCTGCGCGCCCGAGGAAATCATATTCACTTCCTGCGGCTCGGAATCCGACAATACGGCTATCCGCAGCGCCCTGGCCGCCCAGCCGGACAAACGCCACCTCATCACCACACGGGTGGAACATCCGGCCGTGCTGAGCCTGGCCAAGCATCTGGAGGAGAAGGACTACGAGGTCACCTATCTGGGAGTGGACGAGAAGGGGCGGCTCGACCTCGGCGAACTCTCCCGCGCCATCCGCAAGGACACGGCGCTGGTGTCCGTCATGTATGCCAATAACGAAACCGGGACCATTTTTCCCATCCCGGAGATCGCCGCCCTGTGCAAGGAGCGCGGCGTGCTGGTCCACACCGATGCCGTGCAGGCCGTGGGCAAGGTGGGTATCGACCTGGCCGAACTGCCCGTGGATATGCTGGCCCTCTCCGGCCACAAGCTCCATGCGCAAAAGGGCGTGGGCCTGCTCTACGTGCGCAGGGGAACTCCCTACCGGCCGTTTCTTATCGGCGGGCACCAAGAGCGCGGCCGTCGGGCCGGCACCGAGAACACCGCCGGCATCATCGGCCTGGCCAAGGCCATGACGCTTGCCCACGACAACATGGTCGAGGAAAATACGCGCGTCAAAGCGTTGCGTGACCGGCTGGAGCAGGGCATCCTGGCCAGCGTTCCCGATACCATCGTCAACGGCGACCCGGACAACCGGCTGCCCAATACCTCAAGTATCGCTTTCAAATATGTGGAGGGCGAGGCCATCCTGCTCATGCTCGACCAGTACGGCATCTGCGCCAGCTCGGGCTCGGCCTGCACCTCGGGCAGCCTGGAGCCGTCCCACGTGCTGCGGGCCATGGGCGTGCCCTTCACCTTCGCCCACGGTTCCATCCGCTTCAGTCTCTCGCGCTACACCACCGACAAGGACGTGGACCTGGTGCTGGAAGTGATGCCCAAAGTCATCGATACCCTGCGCCGGATGTCGCCCTTCAACGAAAAAACACCCCCCAAGCAAGCTTGTACGTGTTGA
- a CDS encoding response regulator translates to MPEQLIRETDALGRLTGDALLLLNENGIILHATDAAGVLFGTPRNQLTGLPFGIPLGASPSGTEVTIATTSRTALMRQESLGEAGLPLTRIWLRDVTEFKKAKTELTAAHEAALAGERAKSNFLANITHEIRTPMIGILGMAELTLATELTSKQREYLEMARHSAQSLLTVLNDIVDYARIEVGALELAKTPFDLFATVEEAVSVFRPLAVKKNLSLEYRFLGDVPQNLVGDASRLRQILINLVGNAVKFTDSGSVVLAICPEPEKQSPGKVGLCFSVRDTGIGIPRDKIPAIFDSFTQADVSPARRYQGAGLGLAIVRHLVEMQGGEYGVESEEGQGSIFSCTMEFGLPAGSEKDGPDAVTAAQTAPSRPLTILLAEDNPINQIYAQELLEMDGHRVMVAHTGRRALEMLRRQRFDVILMDIQMPEMDGLEATRAIRQDTTGDFDPQIPIVALTAHALKGDRETFLRAGMNEYLSKPVSPESLAAALSRAMGRQAPAAQEDVPAQKPTDVAILEWSGLLTKARGNTGFLMKLFTAFVAEQPVNLESMREALALADFDQLAFMAHSLKGAAATMCAPVLRDASHDLERSAKAPNPKEAAQAFDAVEAALRDVVRAMREKLTALAV, encoded by the coding sequence ATGCCCGAACAACTGATCCGCGAAACCGACGCCTTAGGCCGCCTGACCGGAGACGCCCTGCTCCTGCTCAATGAGAACGGCATCATCCTGCACGCCACCGACGCCGCCGGTGTGCTCTTCGGCACCCCACGCAACCAGTTGACGGGCCTGCCCTTCGGTATCCCCCTCGGCGCCTCGCCCAGCGGCACCGAAGTCACCATCGCGACCACCTCCCGCACAGCTCTCATGCGCCAGGAAAGCCTGGGCGAGGCGGGCCTGCCCCTGACCCGCATCTGGTTGCGCGACGTCACCGAGTTTAAAAAAGCCAAGACGGAGCTCACCGCCGCGCACGAGGCCGCCCTGGCCGGCGAACGCGCCAAAAGCAACTTTCTGGCCAACATCACCCACGAAATCCGCACGCCCATGATCGGCATCCTGGGCATGGCCGAGCTGACGCTGGCCACGGAGCTGACCTCCAAGCAACGAGAATACCTGGAGATGGCCCGGCATTCGGCCCAGTCGCTTTTGACCGTGCTCAACGACATCGTGGACTACGCCCGCATCGAGGTCGGCGCGCTCGAGCTGGCCAAGACCCCCTTCGACCTCTTCGCCACAGTGGAAGAGGCGGTCAGCGTTTTCCGCCCCCTGGCCGTCAAAAAAAACCTGTCCCTGGAATACCGTTTTCTCGGCGATGTGCCGCAAAACCTTGTCGGCGACGCCAGCCGGCTGCGCCAGATTCTCATCAACCTCGTCGGCAACGCGGTCAAATTCACCGATTCCGGCAGCGTTGTTCTGGCCATATGCCCGGAACCGGAAAAACAAAGCCCAGGCAAGGTGGGGCTGTGTTTCTCCGTGCGCGACACCGGCATCGGCATCCCCCGCGACAAGATCCCGGCCATTTTCGACAGCTTCACCCAGGCCGACGTGTCTCCGGCGCGGCGCTACCAGGGGGCGGGTCTGGGGCTTGCCATCGTACGGCACTTGGTCGAGATGCAAGGCGGCGAATACGGCGTGGAAAGCGAGGAAGGACAAGGCAGCATCTTTTCGTGCACCATGGAATTCGGCCTGCCGGCCGGCAGCGAAAAAGACGGCCCCGACGCCGTGACCGCCGCGCAGACGGCTCCTTCCCGTCCTCTGACCATCCTACTGGCCGAGGACAACCCCATCAACCAGATCTACGCCCAGGAACTGCTGGAAATGGACGGTCACCGGGTGATGGTGGCCCATACCGGACGCCGAGCCCTGGAGATGCTGCGCCGCCAGCGTTTCGACGTCATCCTCATGGACATCCAGATGCCGGAGATGGACGGGCTGGAGGCGACGCGGGCCATCCGCCAGGACACGACCGGCGACTTCGACCCGCAAATCCCCATCGTGGCCCTGACCGCCCATGCCCTCAAGGGGGACCGGGAAACGTTCCTGCGGGCCGGCATGAACGAATACTTGAGCAAGCCCGTCAGCCCCGAAAGCCTGGCCGCCGCCCTGTCGCGAGCCATGGGGCGGCAGGCCCCGGCCGCGCAAGAGGATGTCCCGGCCCAAAAGCCGACCGACGTCGCTATCCTGGAGTGGTCCGGACTTCTCACCAAGGCCCGGGGCAACACCGGATTTCTCATGAAGCTTTTTACGGCCTTCGTGGCCGAGCAGCCGGTCAACCTGGAATCCATGCGCGAGGCGCTGGCCCTGGCCGATTTCGATCAGCTGGCTTTCATGGCCCATTCACTCAAAGGTGCCGCCGCCACCATGTGCGCGCCCGTGTTGCGCGATGCCAGCCACGATCTGGAACGATCCGCCAAGGCTCCGAACCCCAAAGAAGCAGCCCAGGCCTTCGACGCCGTGGAGGCGGCCCTGCGCGACGTGGTGCGGGCCATGCGCGAAAAACTCACCGCCTTGGCTGTTTGA
- a CDS encoding RtcB family protein, translated as MGGRNLTRREALVWELAPSGAMRVPCLLFGSSPLIDALEDGVLTQLRNVASLPGVVAPVVAMPDAHPGYGFPIGCVAAFDPEAGGVVSAGGVGFDIACGVRTLLTDLDAADVAPVREVLADALFARIPAGLGGTGGLRLSERDMDRMLAGGAVWAVTEGYGEAGDLTRCEEGGRMEGADPEAVSSRARERQRDALGTLGSGNHYLEVQRVEEICDARAAAAFGLRPDQVAVSIHCGSRGLGHQVATDHMAIMRQAAPRHGISLPDRDLACAPIASPEGARYLGAMRAAINCALAGRQVITHLVREVFAALFPGCHLRLLYDVSHNTCKVERHPTRRGNQQLHVHRKGATRALGPSHPDLPQAFRGVGQPVLVGGSMGTASYILSGTDASPPAAFASACHGAGRTLGRKQAVKRFPGRGVLAALTAKGISLRAHDLRGLGEEAPQAYKDIEEVIQAAHGLGLAVKTARLRPLACIKG; from the coding sequence ATGGGAGGCCGAAATTTGACGCGCCGTGAGGCGCTGGTCTGGGAGCTTGCGCCATCGGGGGCCATGCGCGTGCCCTGCCTGCTCTTCGGTTCATCCCCGCTCATCGACGCGTTGGAGGACGGGGTGCTGACCCAACTGCGCAACGTGGCCAGCCTGCCCGGGGTGGTCGCGCCTGTCGTAGCCATGCCCGACGCCCATCCGGGCTACGGCTTTCCCATCGGCTGCGTGGCCGCCTTCGATCCCGAAGCCGGGGGCGTGGTCAGCGCCGGCGGCGTGGGCTTCGACATCGCCTGCGGCGTGCGCACCCTGCTGACCGACCTGGACGCGGCGGACGTGGCTCCGGTTCGGGAAGTCCTGGCCGATGCGCTTTTCGCCCGGATCCCGGCCGGCCTGGGCGGCACCGGCGGGCTTCGCCTGTCCGAACGCGACATGGATCGGATGCTTGCGGGCGGCGCGGTCTGGGCCGTAACCGAAGGCTACGGCGAGGCCGGGGACCTTACGCGTTGCGAGGAAGGCGGCCGCATGGAGGGGGCCGATCCCGAAGCCGTTTCGTCGCGCGCCCGGGAGCGCCAGCGCGATGCGCTCGGCACGCTGGGCTCCGGCAATCACTATCTCGAGGTGCAGCGGGTGGAGGAAATCTGCGACGCGCGCGCGGCGGCCGCTTTCGGGCTGCGCCCGGACCAAGTCGCGGTTTCGATCCATTGCGGCTCCCGGGGGCTGGGGCATCAAGTGGCCACGGACCATATGGCGATCATGCGGCAAGCCGCGCCGCGCCACGGCATCTCCCTGCCCGACCGGGACCTGGCCTGCGCCCCCATCGCATCGCCCGAAGGCGCACGCTATCTCGGAGCCATGCGCGCGGCCATAAACTGCGCCCTGGCCGGCCGGCAGGTCATCACCCATCTCGTGCGCGAAGTTTTTGCCGCGCTTTTTCCCGGCTGCCACCTGCGCCTGCTCTACGACGTGTCCCACAACACCTGCAAGGTCGAGCGCCACCCCACGCGACGGGGGAACCAGCAACTCCACGTCCACCGCAAAGGCGCGACCCGGGCCTTGGGACCGAGCCACCCCGACCTGCCCCAAGCCTTCCGGGGCGTGGGACAGCCGGTGCTGGTCGGGGGCAGCATGGGCACCGCCTCCTATATTTTATCCGGGACAGACGCGTCGCCGCCCGCCGCCTTCGCCTCGGCCTGCCACGGCGCGGGACGGACGCTTGGGCGCAAGCAGGCGGTCAAGCGCTTTCCCGGCCGCGGCGTCCTTGCCGCACTGACCGCAAAAGGCATCAGCCTTCGCGCCCACGACCTGCGCGGCCTTGGCGAGGAAGCGCCCCAAGCCTACAAGGACATCGAAGAAGTGATTCAGGCGGCCCACGGCCTGGGACTCGCCGTCAAAACCGCCAGGCTCCGCCCCCTGGCCTGCATCAAGGGATGA
- a CDS encoding ACT domain-containing protein, which translates to MKAEQISIFLENRAGRLEEVTRVLAEAGINIRALSLADTSDFGILRLIVSDHEKAKVALKEHGFTVGRNAVVAVEVPDSPGGLHSMLQMLCNGGINVEYMYAFVHQCEHSAVIIVRFDRTDQAIELLQKNNINIIPGDKLYKI; encoded by the coding sequence ATCAAAGCCGAACAGATTTCCATCTTCCTGGAAAACCGCGCCGGACGCCTGGAAGAAGTGACCCGTGTCCTGGCCGAAGCCGGCATCAACATCCGGGCCCTGTCCCTGGCCGACACCTCGGATTTCGGCATCCTGCGCCTGATCGTCAGCGACCATGAAAAAGCCAAGGTCGCGCTCAAGGAACACGGTTTCACCGTCGGCAGAAACGCCGTGGTGGCTGTGGAAGTCCCGGATTCCCCGGGCGGCCTGCACTCCATGCTGCAAATGCTCTGCAACGGCGGCATCAATGTGGAATACATGTACGCCTTCGTACACCAGTGCGAGCACTCGGCGGTCATCATCGTCCGCTTCGACCGCACCGACCAGGCCATCGAACTGTTGCAGAAAAACAATATCAACATCATCCCCGGGGACAAACTCTACAAGATCTGA
- a CDS encoding phenylacetate--CoA ligase family protein, whose product MIFDMDLETLPREELEAVQLRRLKSQCERVYANVAFYRKAFDEAGITPADIKSLSDVRYLPFTEKQDLRNHYPFGLFAVPKDNVVRIHASSGTTGKATVTGYTQRDVANWATMMARSLTAAGASRRDIIHVAYGYGLFTGGLGAHYGAERLGATTVPVSGGGTRRQAMLLRDFGATVICCTPSYSMVLYETALEAGIDIKDLPLRIGVFGAEPWTNEMRREIETKMGIKAIDIYGLSEVMGPGVGIECTEAQHGAHLQEDHFLCEVIDPVTLEPLPPGQPGELVITTLTKEAQPLIRYRTRDITSLDYTPCKCGRTTARMIRVQGRSDDMLIIRGVNVFPSQIESILLETEGLSPYYQLVVEREGNLDTLTVQVEVDEKLFSDEIRKLQRLEGKIQKNIKEFLGVTTVVKLVEPRSIQRSEGKAKRVVDLRHA is encoded by the coding sequence ATGATTTTTGACATGGACCTGGAAACCCTGCCCCGCGAAGAGCTGGAAGCCGTCCAGCTACGCCGCCTCAAATCCCAGTGCGAGCGGGTCTACGCCAATGTGGCCTTTTACCGGAAGGCCTTCGACGAGGCCGGCATCACCCCGGCCGACATCAAGAGCCTTTCCGACGTCCGTTACCTGCCGTTTACTGAAAAGCAGGACCTGCGCAACCATTATCCCTTTGGGCTTTTCGCCGTGCCCAAGGACAACGTGGTGCGCATCCACGCTTCCTCCGGCACCACCGGCAAGGCCACCGTGACCGGCTATACCCAGCGCGACGTGGCCAACTGGGCCACCATGATGGCTCGGTCCCTGACGGCGGCCGGGGCCAGCCGCCGCGACATCATCCACGTGGCCTACGGCTACGGCCTTTTCACCGGCGGCCTCGGCGCGCATTACGGGGCCGAGCGCCTCGGCGCGACCACAGTGCCGGTTTCCGGCGGCGGCACCCGGCGTCAGGCCATGCTGCTGCGCGATTTCGGGGCCACGGTCATCTGCTGCACCCCCTCCTACAGCATGGTGCTGTACGAAACCGCGCTTGAGGCCGGCATCGATATCAAGGATCTGCCGCTGCGCATCGGCGTGTTCGGGGCCGAGCCCTGGACCAACGAGATGCGCCGCGAAATCGAGACGAAGATGGGCATCAAGGCCATCGACATCTACGGCCTGTCCGAGGTCATGGGGCCTGGGGTCGGCATCGAGTGCACCGAAGCACAGCATGGGGCGCACTTGCAGGAAGACCATTTCCTGTGCGAAGTCATCGACCCGGTGACCCTCGAGCCCCTGCCCCCGGGACAGCCCGGCGAGCTGGTCATCACCACCCTGACCAAGGAAGCCCAGCCGCTCATTCGCTACCGCACCCGCGACATCACCTCCCTGGACTACACGCCCTGCAAATGCGGCCGCACGACAGCCCGCATGATCCGCGTCCAGGGCCGTAGCGACGATATGCTGATCATCCGCGGGGTCAACGTTTTCCCGTCCCAGATCGAAAGCATCCTGCTCGAGACCGAGGGGCTTTCCCCCTACTACCAGCTCGTGGTCGAGCGTGAGGGCAACCTTGACACGCTGACCGTCCAGGTGGAAGTGGACGAGAAGCTCTTCTCCGACGAAATCCGGAAACTCCAGCGTCTGGAAGGAAAAATCCAGAAGAACATCAAGGAATTCCTGGGCGTCACCACCGTGGTCAAGCTTGTCGAACCACGCAGCATCCAGCGCTCGGAAGGCAAGGCCAAGCGCGTCGTGGACCTGCGCCACGCCTAA
- the rsfS gene encoding ribosome silencing factor has product MPAITSDKDLDARQKAIMVAGWLAEKKAKDILALDVAPINPVCEAMVVASAVSARQAKALADHVLEQCGAHGFSYLGMEGYRHGQWVLLDLNDVMVHIFQEELRPFYNIEGLWSEGERIALPAASADEAKPQ; this is encoded by the coding sequence ATGCCCGCAATCACATCCGACAAGGACCTCGACGCCCGGCAAAAGGCCATTATGGTCGCCGGCTGGCTGGCCGAGAAAAAGGCCAAGGACATTCTGGCGCTCGACGTCGCGCCCATCAATCCCGTGTGCGAGGCCATGGTCGTGGCCTCTGCCGTCAGCGCCCGCCAGGCCAAGGCGCTCGCCGACCATGTGCTGGAGCAGTGCGGCGCGCACGGCTTTTCCTACCTCGGCATGGAGGGGTACCGCCATGGCCAGTGGGTGCTGCTCGACTTAAACGACGTCATGGTGCACATCTTCCAGGAAGAGTTGCGCCCCTTCTACAACATCGAAGGCCTCTGGTCGGAGGGCGAGCGCATCGCCCTGCCCGCCGCCTCCGCCGACGAAGCCAAGCCGCAATGA